The following are encoded together in the Bactrocera neohumeralis isolate Rockhampton chromosome 6, APGP_CSIRO_Bneo_wtdbg2-racon-allhic-juicebox.fasta_v2, whole genome shotgun sequence genome:
- the LOC126762583 gene encoding angiopoietin-related protein 7-like produces the protein MAHIRNCCVYFALLIFVCSHAAISVERNSNVYTLLFGDETNIANLHKEVKNLREKLSEHRQSLSNLRNNYASLQKRLENLEITQKRQSNDNILQKLQKYIVLKLNAQSKELVQKQSDYKKTIQDLFETQMKTYKKELKKFETKLLQEMQSELGKQKHCTQESDKNKKQIDKKAHKTLINLLTNLKNKPEEILKLPPEAIALLIDIGNIIEVYTDEEKLPSYATYVPNTYDKTVVVNAQPKVGVETASSCHEAIKSKQAVESEEATTAGGIYALNMTKYNLNNMYGYCLPGPNGDETWLLIQRRISDELSFNRNWQEYKNGFGDLTGSFFIGLERLHKLLLGSNSQLWIQLGTATNDSPYRMYANFLIANETEQYRLVSLDIENLRDDLVNAKDWSFQTFDVGNDCAKTMQSGWWYNETKEQDVCSSGNLHTKLTNVLWNSWEDVVYVHMAIRHVDPALEVHISLE, from the exons ATGGCCCATATACGTAATTGTTGCGTATATTTCGCGCTTTTGATATTTGTTTGCAGTCATGCTGCCATTTCGGTGGAGCGAAACAGCAAC GTATACACGTTACTTTTTGGCGACGAGACAAACATAGCAAATTTACATAAGGAGGTCAAAAATTTGCGTGAAAAATTAAGCGAACATCGTCAGAG tttaagcaACCTACGGAACAACTACGCAAGCCTGCAGAAACGTTTGGAAAATCTGGAGATTACACAAAAGAGGCAAAGTAATGATAATATATTGCAGAAGCTACAAAAATACATCGTGTTGAAGCTCAACGCACAGAGCAAGGAACTGGTGCAAAAGCAAAGTGATTACAAGAAAACCATTCAGGACCTATTCGAAACACAAATGAAGACATATAAGAAAGAACTGAAGAAGTTCGAAACCAAATTGTTGCAGGAAATGCAAAGTGAACTCGGTAAACAGAAGCATTGCACACAGGAgagcgataaaaataaaaaacaaatcgacAAGAAAGCACACAAAACACTAATCAATTTATTGacaaatctaaaaaataaaccCGAAGAGATCCTCAAGTTACCGCCAGAAGCTATCGCATTATTGATCGACATTGGAAACATAATTGAGGTATATACCGACGAAGAAAAATTGCCTTCGTATGCGACATATGTGCCGAATACTTACGACAAAACGGTCGTAGTGAATGCGCAGCCAAAAGTTGGTGTTGAAACCGCAAGCAGCTGCCACGAAGCGATCAAGTCGAAGCAAGCCGTGGAGTCCGaagaagcaacaacagcaggcGGCATTTACGCTTTGAATATGACAAAATACAATTTGAACAATATGTATGGTTATTGTTTACCTGGTCCGAACGGTGACGAGACCTGGCTGCTGATACAGCGACGTATTAGTGACGAATTATCGTTCAACCGCAATTGGCAGGAGTACAAAAATGGTTTCGGTGATCTAACTGGCagtttttttattggacttgAGCGTTTACATAAACTACTGTTGGGTTCGAATTCCCAATTATGGATACAATTGGGCACAGCAACCAATGATAGTCCTTATAGAATGTATGCGAACTTTTTGATAGCCAATGAAACAGAACAATATCGTTTAGTATCATTAGATATCGAAAACCTTAGGGATGATCTGGTCAACGCAAAAGATTGGAGTTTTCAAACATTTGATGTTGGCAATGACTGTGCGAAGACAATGCAAAGTGGCTGGTGGTATAATGAGACAAAAGAACAGGATGTTTGTAGTAGTGG GAACTTGCATACAAAGCTTACAAATGTGCTCTGGAATAGCTGGGAAGATGTGGTTTATGTGCATATGGCGATACGGCATGTGGATCCTGCACTAGAAGTCCATATTTCATTGGAATGA
- the LOC126762616 gene encoding uncharacterized protein LOC126762616, with product MLSIRFKRKAVKTLFDYCTCHIIMSKSSTSCLLLQILIMCCLYGGNTAADDNNAFTLVFGSESTLQSVEREVSDAKGTLTDVVNSSSQILEDYDALVEDIEKLETALGKQNDIVSKKLGTFIEENIAIQSTELLQELTADQKWLQEMISAQQRSLIAELQTSEGKLLAEIKQNTTPNEVWTH from the exons ATGCTCTCTATACGTTTTAAGAGAAAAGCTGTGAAG ACTTTGTTTGACTACTGCACGTGCCATATTATAATGTCTAAAAGCTCAACATCCTGCTTACTGCTACAAATCTTAATAATGTGCTGTCTATATGGAGGAAACACAGCGGCTGATGACAATAAT GCCTTCACACTAGTTTTTGGCAGCGAGTCAACACTACAAAGCGTGGAGAGAGAAGTCAGCGATGCAAAAGGAACATTGACAGATGTCGTCAACAG TTCAAGCCAAATACTCGAGGATTATGATGCTTTGGTCGAAGATATTGAAAAACTAGAAACTGCGCTGGGCAAGCAAAATGACATTGTGTCGAAGAAACTGGGAACATTTATTGAGGAAAATATTGCAATACAGAGCACGGAGCTGCTGCAAGAGCTGACGGCTGATCAAAAATGGCTGCAAGAGATGATAAGCGCGCAGCAGAGATCGTTGATTGCAGAGTTGCAAACGAGCGAAGGTAAATTGCTTGCTGAAATCAAACAAAATACAACACCCAACGAAGTGTGGACTCATTAA